Proteins from a single region of Paenibacillus sp. BIHB 4019:
- a CDS encoding sugar ABC transporter permease produces the protein MKKPWLAILLSFIYPGLGHLYLGYVKKGIILLVVEFISILLISVVVGIFIYPIIWIYSIINAYQLSTKSQAAS, from the coding sequence TTGAAAAAACCATGGTTAGCTATATTACTTTCCTTTATTTATCCGGGTCTTGGACATTTATATTTAGGATATGTAAAAAAGGGAATTATTTTGCTTGTTGTTGAATTTATTTCTATTCTACTTATTTCCGTCGTTGTCGGTATTTTTATATACCCTATTATCTGGATATACAGCATTATTAACGCATATCAATTATCCACAAAATCGCAAGCGGCTTCATAG
- a CDS encoding LytTR family DNA-binding domain-containing protein — protein sequence MMNIQLVLNRLIIAKRDQIVYLDLSEIIFIERIGQKTLIHTDTQEIYVYVSLKDLMSILPDMFVRSHKSFIVNVYNLKELNFFNRNTYEAYYKNRKTALVSKRVIRQSITLNQVGTQ from the coding sequence ATGATGAATATTCAATTAGTGCTTAATCGACTGATTATTGCGAAAAGAGATCAGATTGTTTACCTTGACCTGTCTGAAATTATTTTTATTGAGCGTATTGGACAAAAAACCTTGATTCACACGGATACACAGGAAATTTATGTGTATGTCTCTTTGAAAGATTTAATGAGCATATTGCCCGATATGTTTGTAAGATCGCATAAGTCTTTTATAGTAAATGTCTACAATTTAAAAGAACTCAATTTTTTCAACCGTAATACATATGAAGCTTACTATAAAAACCGCAAAACCGCTTTAGTAAGTAAACGTGTAATACGACAATCCATTACATTGAACCAGGTGGGAACCCAGTGA
- a CDS encoding sigma-70 family RNA polymerase sigma factor — protein METEAAWIKQIQKQSSEAAANALVRHYYKELYSYVYRQTTNKQLSMDLTQDIFIHMLQAIGHYDGGKGSFRAWLYKLATNRIVDYYRSRYYRYDQRTTAMDEEIAEEVDFTLKIEQKEQVEAVLQLVNEMDAAAQHIFRLKFFAEYTFADIAPLLHMPESTVKTKYYTMLRKLKNRLGDDYDENR, from the coding sequence ATGGAGACGGAAGCAGCATGGATTAAGCAAATCCAAAAACAATCAAGCGAGGCAGCAGCGAACGCGCTGGTCCGCCATTATTACAAAGAATTGTACAGCTATGTGTATAGACAGACGACGAATAAACAGCTGTCCATGGATCTCACACAGGACATCTTCATCCATATGCTGCAGGCGATCGGGCACTATGACGGAGGCAAGGGTTCCTTTCGGGCGTGGCTGTACAAGCTTGCGACGAACCGGATCGTCGACTATTACCGCTCGCGGTACTATCGCTACGATCAACGGACGACAGCGATGGATGAAGAAATCGCCGAGGAGGTTGATTTCACGCTGAAAATTGAGCAAAAAGAACAGGTCGAAGCTGTTTTGCAGCTTGTAAACGAGATGGATGCTGCCGCTCAGCATATTTTCCGGCTCAAATTTTTCGCCGAATATACGTTTGCCGACATTGCGCCGCTGCTGCATATGCCGGAATCGACCGTCAAAACGAAATATTATACGATGCTCAGAAAGCTGAAAAACAGATTGGGAGACGATTACGATGAAAACCGATAA
- a CDS encoding stage II sporulation protein M gives MMNFRKKLILFFCMLSFIFFLIGFFSPGQSEHHEINQLGFNDALFIFVFNSINLLIWFMLSLTGLSPLLILKAIFGMGTGWHALSISPLLYYSTSFSHGVLEWIACLIVFLFTIDHLYYLTSYFRKKISYEQLKSFYWATVKKTIPTALVTLFAAAFFEVYVSNRLLLILVQ, from the coding sequence ATGATGAATTTTCGAAAAAAATTGATTTTATTTTTCTGCATGTTGTCCTTTATTTTTTTTCTAATCGGCTTTTTTTCGCCAGGACAATCTGAGCATCATGAAATAAATCAGCTAGGCTTCAATGATGCTCTATTTATTTTTGTTTTCAATAGTATCAATCTATTAATCTGGTTCATGCTTTCTTTGACGGGTTTATCCCCATTGCTTATATTAAAAGCGATTTTCGGTATGGGCACAGGCTGGCATGCGTTATCTATCTCTCCTTTACTCTATTACAGCACTTCATTTTCACACGGTGTTTTGGAATGGATCGCCTGTCTTATCGTCTTTCTTTTTACAATCGATCATCTATATTATTTAACTTCATATTTCAGAAAAAAAATCTCTTATGAACAATTGAAAAGCTTCTATTGGGCGACTGTTAAGAAAACGATTCCAACGGCTCTTGTCACGCTTTTCGCCGCAGCTTTTTTTGAGGTTTATGTATCTAATAGGCTGTTGCTCATTCTAGTTCAATAA
- the glpK gene encoding glycerol kinase GlpK, with translation MEKYILALDQGTTSSRAILFNKKGEKVHTAQQEFKQYFPKSGWVEHNANEIWGSILAVIAACLSESGIKTQQIAGIGITNQRETAIVWDRETGIPIYNAVVWQSRQTAEICEQLKADGHEPLFRSKTGLLIDAYFSGTKVKWILDHVEGAREKAERGELMFGTVDTWLIWRLSGRKVHVTDYSNASRTLMYNINELKWDEELLELLTVPANMLPEVRPSSEVYGYTDEYHFFGCKIPISGIAGDQQAALFGQACYQEGMAKNTYGTGCFMLMNTGEKAVVSEHGLLTTIAWGIDGKVEYALEGSIFVAGSAIQWLRDGLRMLQNATDSEQYAARVDSTEGVYVVPAFVGLGTPYWDSDVRGAVFGLTRGTTKEHFIRATLEALAYQARDVLAAMEADSGLTLKTLRVDGGAVKNDFLMQFQSDILGVPVERPVNAETTALGAAYLAGLAVGFWTSREEIMEQWHKERAFQPTMEEERKEKLYTGWKKAVNAARAFK, from the coding sequence ATGGAAAAATATATATTGGCGCTCGATCAAGGCACGACAAGCTCGCGGGCTATTTTATTTAATAAAAAAGGGGAAAAGGTTCATACGGCCCAGCAGGAGTTTAAGCAGTATTTTCCAAAATCAGGTTGGGTCGAGCATAACGCCAATGAAATTTGGGGCTCTATACTGGCCGTCATTGCCGCCTGTTTGTCTGAATCAGGCATTAAAACGCAGCAGATTGCTGGAATCGGCATTACGAACCAGCGTGAAACGGCGATTGTATGGGATCGCGAGACGGGAATTCCGATTTACAATGCCGTCGTCTGGCAATCGCGCCAAACGGCAGAGATTTGCGAGCAGCTTAAGGCTGATGGCCACGAGCCGTTGTTCCGCAGCAAGACGGGCTTGCTTATTGATGCTTATTTCTCAGGCACGAAGGTAAAATGGATTCTTGACCATGTGGAGGGCGCGCGGGAGAAGGCTGAACGCGGCGAGCTGATGTTCGGAACGGTCGATACGTGGCTGATCTGGCGCCTGTCCGGGCGCAAAGTCCATGTGACGGATTATTCCAATGCATCGCGCACACTGATGTATAACATTAACGAGCTAAAATGGGATGAAGAGCTGCTGGAGCTGCTAACCGTACCAGCTAATATGCTTCCAGAAGTACGTCCTTCCTCTGAGGTATACGGCTATACCGATGAATATCACTTTTTTGGCTGCAAAATTCCGATCTCCGGCATTGCAGGCGACCAGCAAGCGGCCTTGTTCGGTCAAGCCTGCTACCAGGAAGGCATGGCAAAAAACACTTACGGCACAGGCTGCTTCATGCTGATGAACACGGGTGAAAAAGCAGTGGTGTCCGAGCATGGCTTGCTGACCACAATCGCTTGGGGGATAGACGGCAAGGTTGAATATGCACTGGAGGGCAGTATTTTTGTAGCAGGCTCTGCTATTCAATGGCTGCGGGATGGCTTGCGCATGCTGCAAAATGCGACGGACAGCGAGCAGTACGCCGCGCGTGTCGATTCAACAGAAGGCGTTTATGTCGTTCCGGCGTTTGTTGGACTAGGCACCCCTTATTGGGATAGCGACGTGCGCGGGGCGGTATTCGGGCTGACACGCGGCACGACCAAGGAGCATTTTATTAGAGCAACGCTTGAGGCGCTCGCTTATCAGGCGCGCGATGTGCTTGCGGCTATGGAGGCTGATTCTGGGCTAACGCTGAAAACGCTGCGCGTCGATGGCGGAGCCGTGAAAAATGACTTCCTCATGCAGTTCCAGAGCGATATTCTCGGCGTTCCAGTCGAGCGTCCGGTCAATGCAGAGACGACGGCACTGGGCGCTGCCTATTTAGCGGGACTGGCGGTAGGCTTCTGGACCAGCCGCGAGGAAATTATGGAGCAATGGCACAAGGAGCGGGCATTCCAGCCGACCATGGAGGAAGAGCGTAAAGAAAAGCTCTATACCGGCTGGAAAAAAGCAGTTAACGCCGCGAGGGCGTTTAAATAA
- a CDS encoding ABC transporter ATP-binding protein has product MLTVQQVSKRFGSFSALEDINLEFTNGVYGLLAPNGAGKTTLIKMLVTLLFPSEGEILYNGENIIKADERYREQLGYLPQQFGYYKHYSPRKYLLYIAALKGMRASDAKPRIAELLKLVALEDVMDKKMRKFSGGMIQRVGIAQAMLNDPRILILDEPTAGLDPKERVRFRNMLAQLARNRIVILSTHIVSDVESIADEIIMIKDKRVLHKRPIADICRLLEGMVYETTVDYEEADHFRDMHLSISERQEQGRLKIRFIGRGDPQPNWTMAIPNLEDVFIYIYQDEAQADETP; this is encoded by the coding sequence ATGCTGACTGTACAGCAGGTGTCCAAACGCTTCGGCAGCTTTAGCGCGCTGGAGGACATTAATCTTGAATTTACGAATGGCGTATATGGACTGCTTGCCCCAAATGGCGCTGGCAAAACAACGCTTATTAAAATGCTCGTCACGCTGCTGTTTCCAAGCGAAGGCGAAATTTTATACAACGGTGAAAATATTATTAAAGCGGATGAGCGCTATCGCGAGCAGCTCGGCTATCTTCCGCAGCAATTTGGTTATTACAAGCATTACAGCCCGCGCAAATATTTGCTGTACATCGCCGCCCTGAAAGGCATGCGCGCATCCGATGCCAAGCCGCGAATAGCCGAGCTGCTGAAGCTCGTTGCGCTGGAGGATGTCATGGATAAAAAAATGCGCAAGTTTTCCGGCGGCATGATCCAGCGCGTCGGCATTGCGCAGGCGATGCTGAATGATCCGCGCATTCTCATCCTTGACGAGCCAACCGCAGGGCTTGATCCGAAGGAACGCGTTCGCTTTCGCAATATGCTGGCGCAGCTTGCCCGCAATCGCATCGTCATTTTATCAACCCATATCGTCTCTGATGTAGAGTCGATTGCCGATGAAATTATTATGATCAAGGACAAGCGGGTGCTGCACAAACGCCCCATCGCGGACATTTGCCGCCTGCTTGAGGGAATGGTATACGAAACGACCGTCGATTATGAGGAAGCTGACCACTTTCGGGACATGCATTTGTCCATCTCGGAGCGGCAGGAGCAGGGAAGGCTAAAAATCCGTTTTATTGGCCGCGGCGACCCGCAGCCGAATTGGACAATGGCTATTCCCAATTTGGAGGATGTGTTTATTTATATTTACCAGGATGAGGCACAGGCGGATGAAACGCCATGA
- a CDS encoding ABC transporter permease, translating to MIRLIRAEQIKIYSRPMVWAMAIIFVIIVIMTALFNIDKRNDSQSDDWKTVIHEENQLLIEQMKEAPEDVLPYLNSQIQRNEYALENGVSPDRMTSWKFLSLVSNFLPFVTLFTLIVASDTVASEFKWDTMKLLLIRPVRRYKILLAKYCSVLMFSALLICMIFLSSWIIGALLFGADGASEPFIFSKDKQNYEHIPMFMHVLLTYGLKIITLCVIVTMAFVISILFRSNSLAIAFSVFILFGGNMISAFLSRIQPEFAKYFLFSHLNLEAYFTGTPIVEGVTLPFSLIILSGYMLCFYAAGWAVFARREMG from the coding sequence TTGATAAGGCTTATAAGAGCAGAGCAAATTAAAATATACAGCCGTCCCATGGTATGGGCCATGGCTATCATTTTTGTAATCATTGTTATTATGACGGCACTGTTTAATATCGATAAAAGGAACGATTCTCAATCAGACGATTGGAAAACCGTGATACACGAAGAAAATCAATTGTTAATAGAACAAATGAAGGAAGCTCCAGAGGATGTTCTTCCCTATTTAAATTCACAAATTCAACGTAACGAATATGCCTTGGAAAATGGAGTGTCTCCGGATCGCATGACATCTTGGAAATTTTTAAGCCTAGTTTCCAATTTCCTTCCGTTCGTCACATTATTCACGCTTATTGTTGCCAGTGATACCGTAGCTAGTGAATTTAAATGGGACACCATGAAGCTGCTGCTCATCCGTCCAGTTCGCCGCTATAAAATATTGTTAGCGAAATATTGTTCCGTCCTTATGTTCTCTGCTTTGCTTATCTGTATGATTTTTCTTTCATCTTGGATTATTGGAGCCCTTTTATTTGGGGCCGATGGCGCTTCAGAGCCATTCATATTTTCAAAGGATAAACAAAATTATGAACACATCCCTATGTTTATGCATGTGCTCCTAACCTATGGATTAAAAATAATTACCCTTTGCGTTATTGTCACTATGGCATTTGTCATCTCTATACTGTTTCGAAGCAATTCTCTCGCCATTGCATTCTCTGTATTCATCTTGTTTGGCGGCAATATGATCTCTGCCTTCTTAAGTCGAATTCAACCGGAATTTGCAAAATACTTTTTGTTTTCTCATTTGAATCTTGAGGCTTATTTTACAGGCACCCCCATAGTAGAAGGTGTTACGCTTCCATTTTCATTGATCATTCTGTCCGGTTATATGCTATGCTTTTACGCCGCCGGCTGGGCCGTATTCGCTAGAAGGGAAATGGGCTAA
- a CDS encoding glycerol-3-phosphate responsive antiterminator, with protein sequence MQPNTVIPAIRNFKELEQALASPQPILFLLEGELIQLQGIADAVRGAGKKLFLHLDMVKGIKDDEASIHYLAKAIKIDGVISTRTSSLLLAKKHRLAAIQRGFLIDSHSVKTIINTAAHVKPDYIELLPSFAHSMVGTIRQETNTEIILGGFVHTREDLPALFGSGAIAVSSSNAALWNM encoded by the coding sequence ATGCAGCCGAATACGGTCATTCCGGCCATTCGGAATTTCAAGGAATTAGAGCAGGCGCTTGCCTCGCCGCAGCCCATCTTATTTTTGCTAGAGGGAGAGCTAATCCAATTGCAAGGCATTGCGGATGCGGTGCGAGGCGCGGGGAAAAAGCTGTTTTTGCATCTGGATATGGTCAAAGGCATTAAGGACGATGAGGCATCTATTCATTATTTAGCCAAGGCGATCAAAATTGATGGCGTCATCAGCACGAGAACATCCAGCCTTCTGCTTGCCAAGAAACACCGGCTGGCAGCTATTCAACGCGGATTTCTCATTGACTCGCATTCGGTCAAGACGATTATTAATACGGCTGCGCATGTGAAGCCCGATTACATCGAGCTGCTGCCAAGCTTCGCCCACTCTATGGTCGGCACAATCAGGCAGGAGACGAATACGGAAATTATTTTGGGCGGCTTTGTGCATACGCGTGAGGATTTGCCCGCTTTGTTCGGTTCTGGTGCTATTGCGGTTTCATCCAGTAATGCGGCGCTATGGAACATGTAA
- a CDS encoding ABC transporter ATP-binding protein, producing MTIHPLQIENLSKTIRGKSILQNISLEVRRGEIFGLLGPNGAGKTTLFRLIANLIFPTQGSIYINGINANQNHVLAAKHIGAIIETPHMYPFLTAYQNLVHFSLYSQQEPDKNSILEILKVVGLQEAARKKVKTFSLGMKQRLGLAQALLHNPDLILLDEPTNGMDPVGMKEFRDYLHHLTKEQNKTVIISSHLLNEMEMICDRVAFIVDGEVKSIESMQKTENVRQVVTIEIDSTERALPLLRKHERTSNLLKVEESELVFLLLREEISEMLYLLIHHQIHVYAVQSKQPSLEDKFMSLTEEASIDKAYKSRAN from the coding sequence GTGACCATTCATCCATTGCAAATCGAAAATTTGAGCAAGACCATTCGGGGAAAAAGCATATTGCAAAATATTTCACTTGAGGTAAGAAGAGGCGAAATTTTCGGATTACTCGGGCCCAATGGAGCAGGTAAAACAACGCTATTTCGCCTAATTGCCAACCTGATATTTCCAACACAAGGCTCTATATATATTAATGGAATAAATGCTAATCAAAATCATGTTCTCGCCGCAAAACATATCGGGGCTATCATTGAAACTCCGCATATGTACCCTTTTTTAACTGCTTATCAAAATCTAGTTCATTTTTCTCTCTACAGCCAACAGGAACCAGATAAAAACAGCATTTTGGAAATTTTAAAAGTCGTCGGCCTGCAAGAAGCTGCAAGAAAAAAAGTGAAAACCTTCTCGCTAGGGATGAAACAAAGGCTCGGACTAGCCCAGGCGCTGCTTCATAATCCCGACCTTATTTTGCTGGATGAGCCAACTAATGGCATGGATCCTGTCGGTATGAAGGAGTTCCGAGATTATCTTCATCATTTGACCAAGGAGCAGAACAAAACCGTCATTATTTCAAGCCATTTGTTAAATGAAATGGAAATGATTTGTGATCGTGTTGCGTTTATAGTGGATGGTGAAGTCAAATCGATTGAATCCATGCAAAAAACAGAAAACGTTAGGCAAGTCGTTACAATAGAGATAGACTCAACCGAACGAGCGTTACCATTGCTTCGTAAGCATGAACGAACGTCGAACTTGCTCAAGGTAGAGGAATCCGAATTGGTTTTCCTGTTGCTTCGCGAAGAAATTTCGGAAATGCTTTATCTCCTTATTCATCATCAGATCCATGTATATGCTGTGCAAAGCAAACAGCCTAGCCTGGAAGACAAGTTCATGAGCTTGACAGAGGAGGCTTCCATTGATAAGGCTTATAAGAGCAGAGCAAATTAA